A genomic region of Lachnoclostridium edouardi contains the following coding sequences:
- a CDS encoding ABC transporter substrate-binding protein translates to MKYRRSVAGIILAAVIGLTIAGCSDNKNQSALNNNISQPSAEDNFDADITVVQAVDMVSFDPIQSSDMSNVYTLANVYSRLFRYSENLGAEKELCKDYERISDTEWHFTIWENVQCHDGSTLTADDVIYCLNRAKGSSIMTALFQQVEEIKKVDDNTISITTDGPYPSLPTALTNVATSIVPQSYCEKAIAENNWSHPIGSGRYSFDSRVIGDTIKFKRFEGYFDQEDRALNKTLTIKIIPEGTARTIAIETGAADFNAEFATADYKRVVENPALKLWEKDSQMVWHLGMDNTQQWFNNKLVRQAVNFAVDRDACLQVGYEGLGKVVWNCATFAPTVMGAIENPLGMYSYDPEKAKELMKEAGCPGFETEIIVFRDEAERMAIVAQANLAEIGIQAKITRIENAVFASYIADHRAPMFITSWGCYEDPDLFLGRRFTEAGFGGVNRVWYSNPELDLMIAQGRENFEEEKRIPVYEKIQEFLAEEAPEADLFVSKTLALSNNRLKGVELNAERAGNYYKLHY, encoded by the coding sequence ATGAAATATAGAAGATCTGTGGCAGGCATAATATTGGCGGCAGTAATAGGACTGACCATAGCCGGCTGTTCTGATAATAAGAATCAATCAGCTTTAAACAATAATATTAGCCAGCCTTCGGCAGAAGATAATTTTGATGCAGATATAACGGTTGTGCAGGCAGTGGATATGGTAAGCTTTGATCCAATTCAGTCTTCAGATATGTCTAATGTATATACCTTGGCAAACGTGTATAGCCGGCTGTTTCGGTACAGTGAAAATCTTGGAGCTGAAAAAGAGCTGTGTAAGGATTATGAAAGAATCAGCGATACAGAATGGCACTTTACTATTTGGGAAAATGTTCAATGCCACGACGGGTCGACGCTGACAGCAGACGACGTTATTTACTGTCTTAACAGAGCAAAGGGAAGTTCTATTATGACAGCTTTGTTTCAGCAGGTGGAAGAAATAAAAAAAGTAGATGATAATACTATTTCTATTACAACAGACGGGCCGTATCCATCTCTTCCCACCGCTCTTACAAACGTGGCTACTTCTATTGTGCCTCAGTCCTATTGTGAAAAGGCTATTGCAGAAAATAACTGGTCTCATCCTATTGGCAGCGGAAGATATAGCTTTGACAGCAGGGTAATTGGAGATACTATTAAATTTAAAAGGTTTGAAGGATATTTTGATCAGGAAGACAGGGCCTTAAATAAAACCCTTACTATAAAAATCATACCGGAAGGCACGGCCAGAACCATTGCCATTGAAACAGGGGCAGCAGATTTTAATGCAGAATTTGCCACGGCAGATTATAAAAGAGTAGTGGAAAACCCGGCTTTAAAGCTATGGGAAAAGGATTCCCAAATGGTATGGCATTTAGGCATGGACAATACGCAGCAGTGGTTTAATAACAAATTGGTGCGCCAGGCAGTTAATTTTGCTGTAGATAGAGACGCCTGTTTGCAGGTAGGATACGAGGGGCTGGGAAAGGTTGTGTGGAATTGCGCCACATTTGCTCCCACAGTAATGGGAGCCATAGAAAATCCTTTGGGAATGTATTCTTATGATCCTGAAAAGGCAAAAGAGCTGATGAAAGAGGCAGGATGTCCTGGCTTTGAGACAGAAATTATTGTATTCCGGGACGAGGCGGAGAGAATGGCTATTGTGGCTCAGGCCAATTTAGCGGAAATAGGAATTCAGGCGAAAATCACCAGAATTGAAAACGCAGTGTTTGCCTCCTATATTGCAGACCACAGGGCTCCTATGTTTATTACCAGCTGGGGCTGTTATGAAGATCCTGACTTGTTTTTAGGAAGGCGTTTTACAGAAGCTGGATTTGGAGGAGTAAACAGAGTTTGGTATTCTAACCCAGAGCTGGATTTAATGATCGCCCAGGGAAGAGAAAATTTTGAGGAGGAAAAAAGAATTCCTGTTTATGAGAAAATCCAGGAATTTCTGGCCGAAGAAGCTCCGGAGGCAGATTTGTTTGTAAGCAAAACCCTTGCTCTCAGCAATAACCGTTTAAAGGGAGTGGAGCTGAACGCGGAAAGGGCGGGAAATTACTATAAATTACACTATTGA
- a CDS encoding ABC transporter permease has product MIKYIFKRLIILIPIIVALTFFVFTILYMTPGDPTQIILGSDYTEEASIQLKQELGLDKPFIIQYVNYLKNLATGDFGISYITRAPVGEQLFSRFPNTFKIVIAAMIFCVAVGMPIGIRSATKPDSLFSKITMIIGLMGVSMPVFWLGLLLILFFSVHLGWLPSSGMDDGLKSLILPAVTVGANYMANTMRTTRSSMLEAVRQDYIRTARAKGVSEHDVIYDHALGNALMPTITVVGLNVGALLGGVVYCETVFSIPGTGRLLVESINKRDVPCVLGCLVIMAICVAVSNLIVDLIYAYIDPRIKAQYSKGGSK; this is encoded by the coding sequence ATGATTAAATATATATTTAAACGTCTGATAATTCTGATACCAATAATAGTTGCCTTAACATTTTTTGTTTTTACAATACTTTATATGACGCCTGGAGATCCGACGCAAATTATTTTAGGAAGTGATTATACAGAGGAAGCAAGTATTCAGCTGAAGCAGGAGTTAGGGCTGGATAAACCTTTTATTATTCAATATGTTAATTATTTAAAAAATCTGGCCACAGGAGATTTTGGAATCTCTTATATTACCAGAGCCCCAGTAGGAGAGCAGCTGTTTTCCAGATTTCCCAATACATTTAAAATAGTTATTGCCGCCATGATTTTCTGCGTGGCAGTGGGGATGCCTATTGGAATACGGTCCGCCACAAAACCGGATTCTTTGTTTTCTAAAATTACTATGATTATAGGATTAATGGGGGTTTCTATGCCGGTGTTTTGGCTGGGGCTGCTGTTGATTTTATTTTTTTCCGTTCATTTAGGCTGGCTTCCCTCCAGCGGCATGGACGACGGCTTAAAAAGCCTGATTCTGCCGGCGGTTACTGTGGGGGCCAATTATATGGCCAATACTATGAGAACTACCAGGTCTTCTATGCTGGAGGCAGTACGCCAGGATTATATCAGAACGGCCAGGGCAAAGGGAGTCAGTGAGCATGATGTTATTTATGATCATGCCCTTGGAAATGCGCTGATGCCTACAATTACAGTTGTAGGGCTGAATGTGGGGGCCCTTTTAGGGGGAGTTGTATACTGTGAAACAGTATTTTCTATTCCAGGCACAGGCAGACTGTTAGTAGAGTCTATTAATAAAAGAGATGTGCCCTGTGTGCTGGGCTGCCTTGTAATTATGGCTATTTGCGTGGCTGTTTCAAATTTAATTGTAGACCTGATTTATGCATATATTGATCCCAGAATTAAGGCACAGTACAGTAAAGGGGGCAGCAAATAG
- a CDS encoding AraC family transcriptional regulator: MEEKYFQPIDESIRVIHNINSSNVMECPHFHDYYELHFTLSNNLKFIIENNIFYVPRGAVFGIGTFVPHMTVVPDDAWFERYTVHIKPEVMEEITESLDVDCMELFQPDGDFKACQIRLRQEDIFNFSQLLDREKESLKTNFYGDKSYRKVVLAEILLFLLRVKHEETGEEGKIYDDENGILAKKIMEYITENITLDLNLDLLEKEFFINKYSISRIFKEYCGVTVNQYIISRRIYLACELLKKNDAVFKVCEMCGFSDYGHFIRIFKKHVGISLKQYALKICKMEIKLK; the protein is encoded by the coding sequence ATGGAAGAAAAGTATTTTCAGCCCATAGATGAAAGCATTCGTGTAATACATAATATTAACAGCTCCAATGTTATGGAATGCCCTCATTTTCACGATTACTATGAGCTGCATTTTACCTTATCAAATAACCTGAAATTTATTATTGAAAATAATATTTTTTATGTGCCCAGAGGGGCTGTTTTTGGAATTGGAACCTTTGTGCCTCATATGACAGTTGTGCCTGACGACGCTTGGTTTGAAAGATATACAGTGCATATTAAACCGGAGGTAATGGAAGAAATTACAGAGAGCCTGGATGTTGACTGTATGGAGCTATTTCAGCCTGACGGAGACTTTAAAGCCTGTCAGATCAGGCTGAGACAGGAAGATATTTTTAACTTTTCCCAATTATTAGACAGGGAGAAGGAAAGTTTGAAAACAAATTTTTATGGGGACAAGTCTTACAGAAAAGTAGTTCTGGCCGAAATCCTTTTGTTTTTGCTGCGGGTGAAACATGAGGAGACAGGTGAAGAAGGAAAAATATATGATGATGAAAACGGTATTTTAGCCAAAAAAATTATGGAGTATATAACAGAAAATATTACGTTAGATTTAAATTTAGATTTGCTGGAAAAGGAATTTTTTATTAATAAATATTCTATCAGCAGGATTTTTAAAGAATACTGCGGAGTCACTGTAAATCAGTATATTATTTCCAGAAGGATTTACCTGGCCTGTGAGCTGCTGAAGAAAAATGACGCTGTATTTAAAGTGTGCGAAATGTGCGGCTTTTCAGATTACGGCCATTTTATCAGAATATTTAAAAAACACGTGGGAATTTCCCTAAAACAGTATGCTTTAAAAATATGTAAAATGGAAATAAAATTAAAATAA
- a CDS encoding ABC transporter permease, with the protein MELWLRFLKNKTAVAGLVIFSAIVLLAAGAPLFADYHESAISLDVYNRLQPPGSGHILGTDEMGRDIFARVIYGARISLTVGISSVAVALLAGGSLGAISGFYGGKIDNVIMRAMDAFLCLPDVLLALAIIATFGVSKVNLVLSIGLSFSPKFARIVRSAVMGVRGSEYIEAARSIGARDGHIILPHALINCMGPIIVQVTLYVANAILTISGLSFLGLGIQAPTPEWGNMLASGRAFMRDEAYIVIAPGLAIFFTILSLNLLGDGLRDALDPRLKQ; encoded by the coding sequence ATGGAGCTGTGGCTGCGCTTCTTGAAAAATAAAACAGCTGTAGCAGGTCTGGTTATTTTTTCAGCTATTGTGCTGCTGGCAGCAGGAGCACCTTTGTTTGCAGATTACCACGAATCGGCCATTAGCCTGGATGTATATAACAGGCTGCAGCCGCCGGGGTCCGGTCATATTTTGGGAACAGATGAAATGGGAAGAGATATTTTTGCCAGAGTTATTTACGGGGCCAGGATTTCTCTGACAGTAGGTATTTCCTCTGTGGCTGTGGCTCTTTTAGCAGGAGGAAGTCTGGGAGCTATTTCTGGATTTTACGGAGGAAAAATAGATAATGTGATAATGAGAGCAATGGATGCATTTTTATGTCTTCCAGATGTGCTTCTGGCTTTAGCGATTATCGCTACCTTTGGAGTCAGCAAGGTGAATTTAGTACTTTCTATCGGCTTATCTTTCTCGCCTAAATTTGCCAGAATTGTCCGGTCTGCAGTTATGGGAGTCAGGGGAAGCGAGTACATAGAAGCAGCCAGATCTATTGGAGCAAGAGACGGCCATATTATTCTGCCTCATGCCCTGATTAACTGTATGGGGCCTATTATTGTGCAGGTGACTTTATATGTAGCCAACGCTATTTTAACGATTTCAGGCCTAAGCTTTCTGGGACTGGGAATACAGGCTCCCACGCCTGAGTGGGGGAATATGCTGGCCTCCGGCAGAGCCTTTATGAGAGATGAGGCTTATATTGTCATTGCCCCCGGTTTAGCAATATTCTTTACCATTCTTTCACTGAATTTGTTAGGCGACGGACTGCGGGACGCCTTAGATCCAAGGCTGAAACAATAG
- a CDS encoding Rossmann-fold NAD(P)-binding domain-containing protein produces MDQSVRLRFLSEPDMIKAGVLNMEGCLEAVQDALALLAKGDYLMGGPSENDHGHLIWFPEHKKGPRMPEAGPDRRFMAMIAYLGGDYHICGEKWYGSNIANREIGLLRSIHSIILNDPDNVKPLAFMSGNLLSQMRTGAVPGISARFLAREGAETIGIIGAGMVGKTALLGVKTAVKTLKTAYIYDVFPEASKRFAKYAEEELGVQPVIVDKLEDAVKNMDIVHIAASGEELPAIDTKLLKKGSLLCLTGAADFINDDWIEDCQIYADNWKLHQAFIYEMDYPREGIREEILSWAPSAPVIDAAYKGKFSGFRVKNIGDVIIGKSEARQCQDDKIIFITSGMAVEDVAWGKKILERADEQDIGQVLTFWEKQYWLK; encoded by the coding sequence ATGGATCAAAGCGTGCGTTTAAGATTTTTGTCAGAGCCAGACATGATCAAAGCAGGGGTGTTAAACATGGAAGGCTGTTTAGAAGCTGTGCAGGATGCGTTGGCATTGCTGGCAAAAGGGGATTACTTGATGGGAGGACCCAGTGAAAATGACCACGGCCATTTAATTTGGTTTCCAGAGCACAAAAAAGGTCCAAGAATGCCGGAGGCAGGGCCGGACAGAAGATTTATGGCCATGATTGCTTATCTGGGCGGAGATTACCATATATGTGGAGAAAAATGGTACGGCTCTAATATTGCCAATAGAGAAATTGGGCTGCTAAGGTCTATTCATTCGATTATATTAAATGATCCTGACAATGTAAAACCTCTTGCCTTTATGTCGGGAAACCTGTTAAGCCAGATGAGAACAGGGGCAGTTCCAGGAATCAGCGCCAGATTTTTAGCTCGTGAGGGGGCTGAGACCATAGGCATCATTGGAGCGGGAATGGTTGGAAAAACAGCGCTTTTGGGGGTAAAAACAGCAGTGAAAACATTAAAGACAGCCTATATTTATGATGTTTTTCCTGAAGCTTCCAAGCGGTTTGCCAAATATGCAGAAGAAGAGCTGGGGGTACAGCCGGTAATTGTTGATAAGCTGGAGGATGCTGTAAAAAATATGGATATTGTACATATTGCAGCTTCAGGGGAAGAGCTTCCTGCTATTGATACAAAATTGCTGAAAAAAGGTTCTTTGCTGTGTCTGACCGGTGCGGCTGACTTTATTAACGACGATTGGATTGAAGACTGTCAGATATATGCAGATAACTGGAAGCTGCATCAGGCATTTATCTATGAGATGGATTATCCCAGAGAGGGAATCAGGGAGGAGATTTTGTCATGGGCTCCGTCGGCTCCTGTTATTGACGCTGCATATAAAGGTAAATTCTCCGGTTTCAGAGTAAAGAATATAGGAGATGTAATTATTGGAAAAAGCGAGGCCAGACAATGTCAGGACGATAAAATTATTTTTATTACAAGCGGCATGGCAGTGGAAGATGTAGCCTGGGGCAAAAAGATCCTGGAAAGAGCGGATGAACAGGATATTGGTCAGGTTCTTACATTCTGGGAAAAACAATATTGGCTTAAATAG